A stretch of the Cydia amplana chromosome 6, ilCydAmpl1.1, whole genome shotgun sequence genome encodes the following:
- the LOC134648621 gene encoding uncharacterized protein LOC134648621 — translation MIYARTQRLRLQAISLAILLAIIDQTQAFTLRYEYVRPHDLTAEESRVSEVRRELKRDIVENKEFQVAPIGVALPLTMTTESIAETTLNNEVVTSNNVKETNQIETTTNTNEQVESKVIVEDSTSAAADNEVKSAKNLISMLSSGLERKNSTTLTQIDTTTVITETITTESSVNKESNESKNTDDIVSIVHTTTPDVTISEPTNTAATTTESNIIETTPTWKKYTKIERKHVNAKENVVPLRTERIGDSINAHTTETRVSLEKAFNLAPDILSLQELKTHLLDATNSVPTEVNSTEIVSKRAGYLNHTKTELDDVIPTTEVEMDGGLYEMDTHEESDFTLNKTSHSQMADDALKEELLAEANLDDKNLFTYTPKSDRSHVELNEITPSPQSTQDNQRTDDYLTVRPISSDKKSILYTVSPNYKPLKKIEVQPSKPFVRDPDDNSWRNESLSSLGIVFKGKNSTKAFSEVIKNKTEIVMSNTTEPEKVLTKVDLRDRLEKIAEKRKRKKKIDKYGNTEYGDYEENSSGDTHTSKEKPEINLTTLPTPPELINPGIIFETKKELPDKYSSKNPKFTLDYYDGKDDDADYATYPNIDILKSTPRPRVQWPVTQRILDNTHHIRTYLPDRQPTVQYFPPRPKTHNVNKFPTIGPIGHTAQQNEPFETYTKNAPPKYVTADKIQHVEYRPVGANDGFMIRHYKDLLESVAKDMDYDKNGPYQTPMSDEGKSVKSEEYDYGQRKEGINKYVDYLNQNHERFKADFPVVFNTSIVHGAERGKVLASSSAMFKRLYNGAQAQEAFAFSNRPYDLNCDNVTVELSPAYELHYYVPDQEETGVGHTLPYGYRN, via the exons ATGATTTACGCGCGAACGCAACGATTGAG GTTACAAGCGATATCGTTAGCAATCCTGCTAGCGATCATCGACCAGACACAGGCCTTCACACTCCGCTACGAGTACGTGAGGCCCCACGACCTGACTGCAGAGGAAAGCAGAGTTTCAGAAGTCAGACGAGAGTTGAAACGAGACATCGTGGAGAATAAGGAGTTCCAGGTTGCTCCCATAGGCGTCGCGTTGCCACTGACGATGACTACAGAAAGCATAGCGGAAACCACATTGAATAACGAAGTTGTCACAAGCAATAACGTGAAAGAGACAAACCAGATTGAAACCACTACAAATACAAATGAGCAAGTTGAAAGTAAAGTTATAGTTGAAGACAGTACGAGTGCAGCAGCTGATAATGAAGTAAAAAGTGCAAAGAACCTCATCTCGATGCTGAGCTCGGGGCTTGAGCGTAAAAATAGTACTACTTTAACCCAAATAGACACAACTACGGTTATAACGGAAACTATTACTACTGAATCCTCAGTTAACAAAGAAAGTAACGAATCTAAAAACACTGACGACATTGTTTCCATAGTTCATACTACTACGCCCGATGTTACTATATCAGAACCAACGAATACAGCGGCTACTACAACTGAATCAAATATCATTGAAACGACACCTACATGGAAAAAGTATACTAAAATTGAAAGAAAACATGTCAATGCTAAAGAAAACGTCGTACCATTACGAACAGAGCGCATAGGTGATTCGATTAACGCACATACGACTGAAACTAGAGTTAGCCTCGAGAAGGCATTCAATTTGGCACCAGACATACTATCCCTGCAAGAACTGAAAACTCATCTTTTGGATGCAACAAACTCCGTACCAACTGAAGTTAATTCTACGGAGATAGTATCAAAAAGAGCAGGATACTTGAATCACACAAAGACAGAATTAGACGATGTCATTCCAACTACTGAAGTCGAAATGGACGGAGGCTTGTACGAAATGGACACGCATGAAGAAAGCGATTTTACACTTAATAAGACGTCTCACAGTCAAATG GCAGATGACGCGTTGAAAGAAGAACTTTTAGCAGAGGCCAATTTAGACGACAAGAATCTTTTCACCTACACTCCGAAAAGCGACAGGTCTCATGTTGAACTAAATGAAATCACTCCTTCTCCACAAAGTACACAAGATAACCAACGAACTGATGATTACCTGACAGTTCGACCTATAAGTAGTGATAAAAAGAGTATTTTATACACGGTTAGCCCCAACTATAAGCCTCTTAAGAAGATAGAAGTCCAGCCTTCGAAACCTTTTGTGCGTGACCCTGATGACAATAGCTGGAGAAACGAAAGCCTCAGTTCACTAGGAATAGTTTTCAAAGGAAAGAACTCAACCAAAGCCTTTTCAGAAGTTATAAAGAACAAAACTGAAATAGTGATGAGTAACACTACGGAACCAGAGAAAGTATTAACAAAAGTCGACTTGAGGGACAGGCTTGAGAAAATTGCAGAGAAAAGgaagaggaagaagaagattgaTAAATACGGGAATACGGAGTACGGTGATTATGAGGAAAATAGCTCTGGTGATACGCATACGTCGAAAGAAAAACCTGAAATTAATTTGACAACTTTACCGACACCTCCGGAGTTAATAAATCCAGGTATCATATTTGAGACCAAAAAAGAACTGCCCGACAAATACtcttctaaaaaccccaaatttACGCTTGATTATTACGATGGGAAAGATGATGACGCAGACTACGCAACGTACCCTAACATCGATATCTTAAAGTCTACACCGCGACCTAGAGTCCAATGGCCGGTGACACAAAGGATCTTAGACAATACTCATCATATCAGAACATACTTGCCCGACAGGCAGCCTACCGTACAATACTTTCCTCCGAGACCTAAAACACATAATGTCAATAAATTTCCAACTATTGGACCTATTGGACATACCGCACAACAAAATGAGCCATTTGAAACGTACACTAAAAACGCCCCTCCGAAATATGTCACAGCTGACAAAATTCAACACGTTGAATACAGACCAGTGGGCGCTAACGATGGCTTCATGATTCGACATTACAAGGACCTCCTAGAATCAGTAGCCAAGGATATGGATTACGATAAAAACGGCCCGTACCAGACACCGATGTCCGACGAAGGTAAATCAGTGAAATCGGAGGAATATGACTACGGCCAGCGGAAGGAAGGAATCAATAAATACGTGGATTACCTCAATCAGAATCACGAACGATTCAAGGCTGACTTTCCGGTGGTATTTAACACTAGCATAGTACATGGTGCGGAAAGAGGAAAGGTGCTCGCTTCTTCCAGTGCTATGTTTAAACGATTATACAATGGAGCTCAAGCACAGGAAGCGTTCGCTTTTAGTAACAGGCCTTATGATCTGAACTGCGATAATGTTACCGTAGAATTGTCTCCTGCGTATGAGTTACATTACTATGTTCCAGATCAAGAAGAAACAGGGGTGGGCCACACTTTGCCGTACGGCTATAGAAATTAA
- the LOC134649106 gene encoding lymphokine-activated killer T-cell-originated protein kinase homolog: MSEFKTPVKARASDLNEKITIPPSPYLSRLGYGTGVNVMQLIRSPKAGQIRSPWALKMINKRVKPCKVYSERLQAEADLLKRMSHPNIVGFRAFSNDKILYLGMEACDLSLGDMIENRIDDEAEPFSPKQMLKVALDIGSALDYLHTTMQILHGDMKSYNILVNGDFVVCKLCDFGVTLPLDDNGKVDVEKAGKAVYFGTEAWSAPEVIHGGEVTSKTDIWPLGLVIWEMMALAPPHTQDTTIEMDSEMDESMSEDYFSDKYGTRPPIPGNIEVSLYAEPLGVFHACTECEPNRRPSGKHLADAAQAMLNKI; this comes from the exons ATGAGTGAATTCAAAACACCAGTGAAAGCGAGAGCGTCGGATTTGAACGAGAAGATTACAATTCCTCCATCGCCGTATTTAAGCCGGCTTGGATATGGAACAG GCGTAAACGTGATGCAGCTTATCCGTTCTCCAAAAGCCGGACAGATTCGCTCACCATGGGCGCTCAAAATGATCAACAAGAGAGTCAAACCTTGCAAAGTTTACTCCGAAAGACTGCAGGCTGAAGCGGACCTGTTGAAACGCATGTCTCATCCAAACATAGTTGGGTTTAGAGCGTTCAGTAATGATAAGATATTGTATCTGGGGATGGAGGCTTGTGATTTATCACTGGGGGATATGATTGAGAACAGGATTGATGATGAAGCCGAACCGTTTAGTCCGAAGCAGATGTTGAAG GTAGCACTGGACATAGGCAGCGCCCTAGACTACCTGCACACCACGATGCAGATCCTACACGGAGACATGAAGTCCTACAACATCCTGGTGAACGGGGACTTTGTGGTCTGCAAGCTGTGCGACTTCGGGGTCACGCTGCCGCTGGACGACAATGGAAAAGTGGATGTGGAGAAGGCGGGAAAGGCTGTGTATTTTg gCACGGAGGCCTGGAGTGCTCCAGAAGTGATTCATGGGGGAGAAGTCACTTCTAAGACGGACATTTGGCCATTGGGGCTAGTCATATGGGAGATGATGGCGTTAGCCCCTCCGCACACACAG gatACCACTATAGAGATGGACAGTGAAATGGATGAGTCTATGAGCGAGGACTACTTTTCCGATAAATATG GCACCCGCCCACCGATACCGGGAAACATCGAAGTATCTCTGTACGCTGAGCCGCTTGGCGTGTTCCACGCGTGTACAGAATGCGAGCCCAACCGACGACCTAGCGGGAAACATCTCGCCGATGCGGCGCAAGCTATGCTCAATAAGATATGA